The Paenibacillus sp. FSL H7-0357 nucleotide sequence CCCTATGGTTAATGTGATAAGTTTACCATATTTTAATAGGATTTGTTGTTACACCAGATGTGTTCTCCAGTGCTCCCAAGCGGTCAAATAGTCCTTCAAGTCATGCGGATGGACTCTGGCACAGATGCCAATCCGGCAATACAGCTGGAAGACTACCTCTTCTATCAATCTGGAATGTCCTATTGCCTCCTGCTTGAGCTGGTCAAACGCCTTAAACAAGGTGATCCTATTCAAGTCATCCGGTGAGGAACAGAACGCATAAGTGAAGTCATAGATGAGTGGTCCAACCATCGGCGAAGGGTCAATGACGCCCACCAGGCTGTGATCCTGAAATACAAAATTATGAACACCTGTATCGCCATGCAGAAGATACTTGTCCTCCGCGCCGGAGATTCTGCCGGACAAGGCTTGTACTTTATCATTATCCTCCGCAGGCAATATGTCCCCCACATTGGAGCGTGCCTCTTCTAAACTGATTCTATTGAACTCAGCCCATGAATCCCGCGGCATTTCCAGGCGGCCCCATTGTGGCGCAGATGAGGTTTCATAATGGTTCAGAAGACCGGTTACAATGCCTGTCAGCCAATCTATCTTGGCACCGCGTTTATAATGAGTTGTACCCGCAGTATAGGTATACAGAATGTAGTTACCGTGCGGATCGGTATACAGCAGTTTTGGCAGCAGTGAACTCCCGGGATACGTTGCCAGCAGCAGTTCGGCGCAGGAAATGCTCTGCGGCCTGTCCACCTTCAGCACATATTTCTTTTCCTTATTGACGGTCAGAATGTATACGAGACCTTCGGTCGTTCCTTTCATTTCCTCGCTGACTTGACTGTTCTGTTCAATCACTCCCAGGTCCTGAAGTGTATCAACTATCGCCTGGATATCAGGTCGCAACGTCATTCTAATCCGCCTCCAAATTTATACGTATTCTCTATTATAGGGACGGGTGATCCACAAGAGATAGGTATAGTTTGGATCTATTCAGACTTTGCACTTATTGGGCCTCTTCTTGTGATTCCAGAGCGAATCTCAGCAGACGGCTGAGCGCTGCGGGCAGGACCGTAACATGGCCCTCTTGCGGGAATTTGGCCAGGCTGACCTGCAAGCCTTCCGCAGCAAGTGGGGCGAGCAGAACCGGCAGCTTCTCGGCATCCTCGACCATGTGATCCAGCTCTTCTGCGCCAATGGTGATCAGCAGTTTCCGCTGTAGTTTCAGCCCAGGATAGATGGCGGAGAACCGCTCCTGCTCAACTAGCAGGGAATAACCACCCCACCAGACCGAAGGGCTGCCGGCAGCGTAATGCGTGAACAGTTGCGGCCGTGTGAACAGGGCATGGAGGACGAGCAGACCGCCCAGCGAATGTCCGAACAGTGACTGGCGCTGGCTATCCACAGGAAACAGCCCGGAGATCAACGGCATGATCTCGTTCTGCAGCAAATCGAGGAAGCTATCCGCGCCTCCATGTTCAGGCCAATCACTGCCGTCTGGCCGCTTCGGCAGTGATTCTAACTCCGCAGGCATCGTGAAATCATAGCAACGGCGGGTCATGTCAAAGGGTTCGCTGGAGGGATAGCCGATGGCTACAATCACAACAGGATCATAGCCATGCGGCTTGCGTGTCTGCAAGCGCGCGGACTCTGCCAGCGTATGAAATACGGCATTCCCGTCGAGTGCGTAGATGACCGGGTAGCCCTCCGGCGGCGCTTCCCCGGAAGGATGGGAGACAAGGATCCGGTACTCCAGATTCCGCTCACCTGCGTAGAGGACATGCTCCTCACAACCACGGTGCGGATAACTCCGTTCAAGTTCTTTACTCATTACAATCATTACACTTCCCCCTAATGATAACCATTCTCATTATTGGAGATTATAAAGGATACACGCCCGGGTATCCATGGACTCTATCCTGCTCCGGGCTTGGACAATGTGCTGAAAGCATCAATAACCGCTCTTCCAGCATCCGGTTAATCGCTACGGCCGATTATTCAAAATGTGTTCAACAAAAAGAGACACTACAATGTGTCCCATTAGAAATTGGTTGCCGCTTATACGCCTGCCCTTATAGGATTACACAGCCAGCCGGTAATATGGCAGAGTAACCGCCGGCCTAAAACCAAGCTTTTGCGCCAAATAATATGAACCTTGATTTTCCAAACGACAAGCCCATACCGGCTCCAGATTATGCTCCAGACAATAATCGATCAGTGCTGAGCATACAGCAAGTGCGCAGCCTTTTCCGCGATGATTCTCCGCCGTTTCGATTCCGATCTCCAGCTTCCCCGCAGTGCGGCAAGACGCAAAAGAGGTAGCGGCAGCTTCACCGTCTGAAACTAAAGTATAGCCTATCCCTTCGGCAGCAAAATGCTCCTCATCCCGCCAAAAAAACCGGGGAACGACCGCTCCGCTCTGAGCCAGGAACTGTTCTTTGGTCGTACGCATGATAATGCCGTCAGGTCGCGGAAGCTGCGCCTTGGCATCCATGTAGGCTTCTCGGTTGAAGCAGAAGTTCACTCTTGTATTCCGCTCAATGGCCCGGGAATGATTCTCCAGGGATGAAATTCCGCTGTTTATCAGAGAGCTGTTATGAATAGATAAAATAGAATCAAGGATAGGGGTCCACTCTGCTGCCGGATCACTTTGCAGCCACTCCGCACTCTGTCTCATTCCTGCTTGATTAGTCATATAATCATGAAGTCCCCTTGTAAACGCCTCGTTGCCGGCCTCTCCAAACAATAAAGACATGCCATAGGAATGCACTACATAGAAGGCACGGGGATTGTGCACAGCATCTACATAAACGCTGCCGGGAACAAGGTGCTCAAGCACTGCCCGTGCAAACATTGTGTTAATATTCACATGATCGAGCAGCGGCAAGCCTTTGAAATAATCCTTGCTTTCAAGTTCTAACATGTTATCCTCTCTCTTCTTTGAGTAGTAAATTAAAAAGCCAGCGGAAATTCCATTCATATACATGGGACATCATCCAATGATCATACGGTGCCGGTATCCCCTTCTCCAGCCAGCGATCGGCGGATTCTCCACTCTGGGCAGCGTTTTCCGCGTAAGCCTGGATATCAGTAAGGTAACTTATCATTTCTGTAATGCTTTCCCTGCCGGTGACCCCGCCATGCCCGGGAATAACCAGATTGACATCAATCTCGCGCTCAATCCGTTCCAGAATCTCAATCCAGGCAACCGGAAAGCCGCTCAACATCGCCGGGTGGGAGTGGCTTAAGATAAGATCACCGGCAATCAACGCCTTGGCGTCTTCGATATACACCATCGCATCGCTTTCCGTATGCCCGCCGCCATAGGTGAGCAGAGTAATCGAACGGGCCGAGCCGTGAATGATCAGTTGCCGCGAGAAAGTAACGGATGCTGTCACTCTATGGATCATAGGCGTTGCCGCCAGCAGCGCAGCCTTGTCGGCAATTTCATAACCGAGTGCTTCGCGGAGCCGGGGATCTGCCGCAGCCTTTTCCCCTTGTTCCAGCATTTCGATTTGATTTCGCAGGCCGCTCTGCCAAGTATTCAGATCTGGAGCCCCGCCTTGAACCAGCACCTCCCGGGTAAGCGCTGTGGAGATAATGATGCTGCCGGCAAATACCTGATTGCCATAATGATGATCTCCATGATAATGGGTATTGACTATGTATTTCACTGGCTTTCCCGTAAGCAGCTCTGCCTCAGAACGCAGGAACTCGGCTGCCTGCGGAAGACTGAAGGTGTCTACAACTACTGTTACATCGCCCAGATCTATGATCGACGCGTTCCCCAAAGCTCCACTTCCGGGAATAACGATAGCGGCCCAGACACCTTCCGACACCTGCTGCAATGTAAAATAAGGATTCGTATGCTTTACCTCCTCTATATCTACCTTATAATGGTGCGAATCTCTCATGCCTTTCTTCAGTGAGCGATCACAGATTTATCAGACATTATACTATATTATGGGAAGCTTGGAGTAATCATTTATTAGTAAAAAAAGCGGCGGAGTGCCTCTTAGCACTCCGCCGCTTTTTTTACCAGTGAGTTCTGTCTTGAACTATGCTCTTTGCTTGCGTGTCATTACATCAAAGATTACAGCTGCGGCCAGCACGCCGCCACGGATCATGTACTGATAGGAAATACCAACGCCTAGCAGGTTCATGCCGCTGGAAAGTGAAGCCATAACGACCGCACCGATAATGGAACCGGTAACCTTACCTACCCCGCCGGCAGCGGATACGCCGCCAACATAAGCAGCCGCAATGGCATCCAGTTCAAACAGCGTTCCTGCTGTGGTAGTCGCCGACTGCAGGCGGGAGGTGAACAGTATCCCCGACAATGCAGACAAGAGTCCCATGGAGCAAAATACAATGTACGTAATTTTCTTAACGCTGATCCCGCTTAGATTCGCGGCTTCCGGGTTGCTTCCGACTGCGTAGATATGACGCCCGATTACAGTGGAGGTCGTCAGAATGTGATAGATGACAACGACGATCATCACGATGACTACTGTCCACGAGAAGCCGTTATAACCTGCGAGAATCCAAGTGATGTAAGCAATGATGGCGGACACGAAGACCAGCTTGACGGTAAACATGCCGTTTGACAATACTTCGAAGTTGTATTTGAGCTTATTGTTCCGTTTGGAGAATTCAAAATAAATGAACAGGACGATAATGAGTGCGCCGATAATCAGCGACAGCAGATTCAAATTGCCAACCTTGGCGATGGCCGGGATAAAGCCATTGCCGATCGCGTTGAAATGCTCATCCTTCACGATGATGGTTCCTGTCTTCTCCGTGACCCGGAGCAGCGCACCTCTGAAAATCAGCATCGCTGCCAGAGAAGCCACAAAAGAAGGAATACCCATCTGTGCAACCAGGAAACCGTTAAAGAGTCCAACAATAATCCCCATGATCAAAATAAGCGGAATGGTGAAATAGACCGGAACTCCTGCCTGCGTTAAGAAGATGGCGGCAATTGCCCCCAGGAACCCGGCTGCAAAACCGACGGATAAATCGATATGCCGGATCACAATGACCAGTGTCATTCCGACAGCCAGAACAGCAATGTAGCCAGTGGCATCAATCAAGTTGCTTATATTCCGCGAAGACATAAACAGTCCATCCGTCATGATCGAAAAAGTCAGCATAATGACGAATAAAGCAATGTACATCCCATAATCCCGGATATTAACCTTGATCAATGATTTCGCTTCGTTAAATAATTTCACGGGTCTTCCTCCTATTGCGTAGCAAGTTTCATTATTTTTTCTTGATCTGCGTCCTTTGCGGACAGCTCGCCTTTGATTTTGCCCTCGGCCATGACATACACGCGGTCACTCATTCCAAGCACTTCAGGCAGCTCCGAGGAAATCATGATGATGCTCATACCCTCGCTGATCAGCTTGTTCATAATCGTATAAATTTCAAATTTCGCTCCGACGTCAATGCCGCGTGTAGGTTCGTCCAGAATGAGCAGGGTCGGTCCTACAAACAGCCATTTGCCAAGGGAAACTTTCTGCTGGTTGCCGCCGCTTAAATTACCGACCAGCTGTTCAACAGACGGGGCTTTGATATTCATGGATTTTTTGTATTCGTTCGAAATCTTCACTTCTTCATTGGTGTTGATCATTCCCTGCGAAGAAATGGCCTCAAGATTAGAGACTGAAATATTTTGCTTGATATCCTGAATCAAAAATAAGCCGTCGCCTTTCCGGTCTTCCGTCACATAGGCGATTCCCGCATTGATTGCGTCTTTGGTGTTCTTAAATACTTTTTTGGCGCCGTTCATATATAAGTCGCCATGTATTTTATAGGATTTCGGATTGCCGAAGATGCTTTGTGCCAATTCCGTCCGGCCTGAGCCCATCAGACCGGCGATGCCGACGATCTCGCCCTTTTTCACGTGGATGTTCACATCCTTGACCACATCCCGGCCCAGCTTGGGGTCAAATGCCGTCCAGTTCTTGACCTCCAGCACATCATTTCCGAAATGCTCAGTATTCCGTTTAGGGTAGATATCATCGATGTCACGGCCGACCATGTTCTTGATAATTACACTTTCCGATATTTCATTCTTGGCAGCATCAAGCGTGCATATCGTCCGTCCATCGCGAAGCACGGTGACATGATCCGCTATGGCAATGACTTCCTTCAATTTATGGGAGATCATGATGCTGGTAATTCCTTGTTTCTTCAGTTCTCTCAGCAGTTCCAGCAAGTTCTCACTATCATCTTCATTAAGCGCGGCTGTTGGTTCATCGAGAATAAGCAGCTTCACATCCTTGCTGAGCGCCTTGGCGATTTCGACCAGCTGCTGCTTGCCGACACCCAAATCCTTAATCAGCACTTCAGGATTGACGTTAAGATTCACTTTCTTCAGCATTTCCTTCGCTTTGACAATCGTCTGATTCCAATCAACAATTGCGCCTTTCTTCACTTCGTTCCCGGCAAAAATATTCTCATAAACGGTTAGATCCGGAAACAGGGCTAACTCCTGATATATAATTGCGATCCCGGTTCTGACGCTGTCGCTAATTCTGCCAAAGCTCTGCACGTTGCCTTCGTAGACAATATCTCCTGAATATGTTCCATGCGGATACACCCCGCTAAGCACCTTCATGAGTGTGGACTTGCCGGCACCGTTCTCGCCGACCAGACAGTGAATCTCGCCTTTGCTAACTTTGAAATTGACATTCGAGAGTGCCTTTACGCCGGTGAATTCCTTGGAAATATTGTTCATTTCTAAAATATATGGATTCATAATTAGCTTGTGCTCCTTCACAAAACAAGTCTTAGAATAGAGGAATAGTGATAGATGTATCTATCACTACTCCGTCTAAACTATGTTCAGGTGCGTTTACAGTCCCGTGAACTCGCTGGCTTCGTAATATTTGGAATCAATGAGTGCTGCTTTGACATTGTCCTTGTCAACGACTTGAACATCGGTTTGCTTCGCTTGTACTTCAATCTTGCCGTTATCGTAGGAGCCGGTTGTTTCAGGCGTTTTGCCGTCGAGAATGGAAACCCCCATGTTGATTGCATCTTTAACGAGGTTGCGGACATCCTTGAACACGGTCATTGATTGTTTGCCGTCAATGACGTATTGGATGGAAGCCTTCTCAGCATCCTGGCCGGAAATGATGAAGCTGGTCACTGCGGAATCCGAAGCGAATACGTCAGCAATGGAACGGGCTGTGCCGTCATTTGGAGCAAGGATGGCCACATCGCCCTTTTGATCAGCGCTTGCAGCGGTCAAGTGAGTTTGTGCTTTGTTCTTGGCTTCGTTGGCATCCCAGTTTGTGGTCACCTGGCTGATGATTTTACTGCGTTCCTCACGGGTCAGCTCTGCTTTATCCTTCAGAGCAACAGCTTCACTGGAGTTGGCGATGGTGAATGTGCCGTCAGAAATCTTCGGCTGAAGCACAGACCAAGCGCCTTCAAAGAACAGAAATGCGTTGTTATCCGAAGCTGCACCCGCGTACAAATACAATGGCTGGCCTTTGCCTTTGGCATGATCCACCAGGTATTGGGCTTGTGCTTTACCTACTGCGATGCTGTCAAAAGTTACATAGTAGTTAACGGCATCCGTGTTGTTAATCAGGCGGTCATAGGCTATAACCTTGATGCCTGCTTTTTGAGCGGCCTCAGCTGCTGCAGCGGCGGCATCACCGTCTTGCGGACAAATGATCAGGACTTTAATGTCTTTGGCAATCAAGGCCTCTACGTTTTCTTTTTCTTTAGCAGAAGAACCTTGGCTGAACAGGATCTCCGAGGTATATTTGGTGTCTTTCAGCGCATCCTTGAATCTTTGCTCATCCTGCACCCATCTCGGCTCATCTTTAGTCGGCAGCACGATGCCTACATCCACCTTACCGCCTGCACCGTTACCGCAAGCGGATACCAGCACGGCAAGCATCATGGCTA carries:
- a CDS encoding MBL fold metallo-hydrolase, which produces MRDSHHYKVDIEEVKHTNPYFTLQQVSEGVWAAIVIPGSGALGNASIIDLGDVTVVVDTFSLPQAAEFLRSEAELLTGKPVKYIVNTHYHGDHHYGNQVFAGSIIISTALTREVLVQGGAPDLNTWQSGLRNQIEMLEQGEKAAADPRLREALGYEIADKAALLAATPMIHRVTASVTFSRQLIIHGSARSITLLTYGGGHTESDAMVYIEDAKALIAGDLILSHSHPAMLSGFPVAWIEILERIEREIDVNLVIPGHGGVTGRESITEMISYLTDIQAYAENAAQSGESADRWLEKGIPAPYDHWMMSHVYEWNFRWLFNLLLKEERG
- a CDS encoding GNAT family N-acetyltransferase, translating into MLELESKDYFKGLPLLDHVNINTMFARAVLEHLVPGSVYVDAVHNPRAFYVVHSYGMSLLFGEAGNEAFTRGLHDYMTNQAGMRQSAEWLQSDPAAEWTPILDSILSIHNSSLINSGISSLENHSRAIERNTRVNFCFNREAYMDAKAQLPRPDGIIMRTTKEQFLAQSGAVVPRFFWRDEEHFAAEGIGYTLVSDGEAAATSFASCRTAGKLEIGIETAENHRGKGCALAVCSALIDYCLEHNLEPVWACRLENQGSYYLAQKLGFRPAVTLPYYRLAV
- a CDS encoding alpha/beta hydrolase produces the protein MIVMSKELERSYPHRGCEEHVLYAGERNLEYRILVSHPSGEAPPEGYPVIYALDGNAVFHTLAESARLQTRKPHGYDPVVIVAIGYPSSEPFDMTRRCYDFTMPAELESLPKRPDGSDWPEHGGADSFLDLLQNEIMPLISGLFPVDSQRQSLFGHSLGGLLVLHALFTRPQLFTHYAAGSPSVWWGGYSLLVEQERFSAIYPGLKLQRKLLITIGAEELDHMVEDAEKLPVLLAPLAAEGLQVSLAKFPQEGHVTVLPAALSRLLRFALESQEEAQ
- a CDS encoding sugar ABC transporter ATP-binding protein, with amino-acid sequence MNPYILEMNNISKEFTGVKALSNVNFKVSKGEIHCLVGENGAGKSTLMKVLSGVYPHGTYSGDIVYEGNVQSFGRISDSVRTGIAIIYQELALFPDLTVYENIFAGNEVKKGAIVDWNQTIVKAKEMLKKVNLNVNPEVLIKDLGVGKQQLVEIAKALSKDVKLLILDEPTAALNEDDSENLLELLRELKKQGITSIMISHKLKEVIAIADHVTVLRDGRTICTLDAAKNEISESVIIKNMVGRDIDDIYPKRNTEHFGNDVLEVKNWTAFDPKLGRDVVKDVNIHVKKGEIVGIAGLMGSGRTELAQSIFGNPKSYKIHGDLYMNGAKKVFKNTKDAINAGIAYVTEDRKGDGLFLIQDIKQNISVSNLEAISSQGMINTNEEVKISNEYKKSMNIKAPSVEQLVGNLSGGNQQKVSLGKWLFVGPTLLILDEPTRGIDVGAKFEIYTIMNKLISEGMSIIMISSELPEVLGMSDRVYVMAEGKIKGELSAKDADQEKIMKLATQ
- a CDS encoding sugar ABC transporter permease; the encoded protein is MKLFNEAKSLIKVNIRDYGMYIALFVIMLTFSIMTDGLFMSSRNISNLIDATGYIAVLAVGMTLVIVIRHIDLSVGFAAGFLGAIAAIFLTQAGVPVYFTIPLILIMGIIVGLFNGFLVAQMGIPSFVASLAAMLIFRGALLRVTEKTGTIIVKDEHFNAIGNGFIPAIAKVGNLNLLSLIIGALIIVLFIYFEFSKRNNKLKYNFEVLSNGMFTVKLVFVSAIIAYITWILAGYNGFSWTVVIVMIVVVIYHILTTSTVIGRHIYAVGSNPEAANLSGISVKKITYIVFCSMGLLSALSGILFTSRLQSATTTAGTLFELDAIAAAYVGGVSAAGGVGKVTGSIIGAVVMASLSSGMNLLGVGISYQYMIRGGVLAAAVIFDVMTRKQRA
- a CDS encoding sugar ABC transporter substrate-binding protein — protein: MKKSLRAIPLLLVAMMLAVLVSACGNGAGGKVDVGIVLPTKDEPRWVQDEQRFKDALKDTKYTSEILFSQGSSAKEKENVEALIAKDIKVLIICPQDGDAAAAAAEAAQKAGIKVIAYDRLINNTDAVNYYVTFDSIAVGKAQAQYLVDHAKGKGQPLYLYAGAASDNNAFLFFEGAWSVLQPKISDGTFTIANSSEAVALKDKAELTREERSKIISQVTTNWDANEAKNKAQTHLTAASADQKGDVAILAPNDGTARSIADVFASDSAVTSFIISGQDAEKASIQYVIDGKQSMTVFKDVRNLVKDAINMGVSILDGKTPETTGSYDNGKIEVQAKQTDVQVVDKDNVKAALIDSKYYEASEFTGL
- a CDS encoding phosphotransferase, giving the protein MTLRPDIQAIVDTLQDLGVIEQNSQVSEEMKGTTEGLVYILTVNKEKKYVLKVDRPQSISCAELLLATYPGSSLLPKLLYTDPHGNYILYTYTAGTTHYKRGAKIDWLTGIVTGLLNHYETSSAPQWGRLEMPRDSWAEFNRISLEEARSNVGDILPAEDNDKVQALSGRISGAEDKYLLHGDTGVHNFVFQDHSLVGVIDPSPMVGPLIYDFTYAFCSSPDDLNRITLFKAFDQLKQEAIGHSRLIEEVVFQLYCRIGICARVHPHDLKDYLTAWEHWRTHLV